CTGAATTCTCCGGGCGCGGTTTCGGTCACGTCAAACGACAGACAGCCCGGTTCGGCACGGCTAAGGCGGATATGCTCCGTCAGGGCGGCGCGCGTGACCTCAAGGTCTTCGGAGGGACAAATCATTTGGCCAGTGAGAGAAATCATTCCCACTCGATCGTTCCCGGTGGTTTCGACGTGATGTCATAGGTCACGCGGTTGATGCCTTTGACCTCGTTGATGATGCGCGTCGCGGTTTCACCGAGAAACTCGTGGGTAAAGGGATAGTAATCGGCGGTCATGCCATCGACGCTTGTGACAGCGCGAAGGGCGCAGGCAAAATCATAGGTCCGCCCATCGCCCATGACCCCAACTGTTCGCACCGGCAGGATGGCAACGAACGCCTGCCAGATGTCATCATAGAGCCCGTGGCGGCGAATCTGGTCGATATAGACGGCATCGGCCTTGCGCAGGATGTCGAGTTTTTCGCGGGTGATCTCGCCGGGGCAACGGATGGCAAGACCGGGGCCGGGAAAGGGATGACGCCCGATAAAGCTCTGGGGAAGGCCCAGTTCGCGCCCCAAAGCGCGCACTTCGTCCTTGAAGAGTTCGCGCAGGGGTTCGACCAGTTTGAGGCCCATTTTCTCGGGCAGGCCGCCGACATTGTGATGCGACTTGATGGTGACAGAGGGGCCACCCGAAAAGCTGACGCTCTCGATCACGTCGGGGTAGAGCGTGCCTTGGGCGAGAAACTCGGCCCCTTCAATCTGGCTCGCGTATTTCTGGAACACGTCGATGAACAGGCGTCCAATGGTTTTTCTCTTGGTTTCAGGGTCACTTACGCCCTCAAGCTCACCTAGAAACAGCTCTGCCTCATCGGCATGAATGAGGGGGATGTTGTAATTGTCGCGGAACATGGCCACGACCTCGTCGGCCTCGCCCTGACGCAAGAGGCCATGATCGACAAAGACGCACGTCAGTTGGTCGCCAATGGCCTCATGGATCAGCACGGCGGCGACAGAGGAATCGACACCCCCCGAGAGGCCGCAAATCACCTGTTTGTCGCCCACTTGAGCGCGGATCTTGGCAATCGCCTCTTCACGGTAGGCGCCCATGGTCCAGTCGCCCTTGAAGCCCGCCTGCCGGATGAAATTCTCATAGAGCCGCGCCCCGTTCGGCGTGTGATGCACCTCGGGGTGGAATTGCACGGCGTAGAAGTTGCGGGCGCGGTCTGCCGTGATGGCAAAGGGCGCACCGGGCGAGGTGCCCAGAACCTCGAATCCAGGTGCGATTTCAGAGACATGATCGCCGTGGCTCATCCAGACCTGTTCGCGCGAATCCCCGGCGAACCAGCCATCGACAAAGCCGCTGGCGACACCTGTCGACGTTACGTAGGCGCGGCCAAATTCGGCGGTGGCATGTTCGCCCGCCTCAACGCGACCGCCCAAGTCCTGCATCATGACCTGCTGGCCATAGCAGATGCCCAAGATCGGCACGCCCAGATCATAGGCGGCCTGAGGCGGCCTTGGGCTGCCCTCGCGCATCACGCTATCGGGGCCACCCGAAAAGATGATCGCGCGCGGCGCCATCTCTTGCAGGAATGCGTCCGTCACCTTTTGGTAGGGATGGATTTCGCAATAAACATTCAGCTCGCGCAGGCGACGCGCAATAAGCTGCGTTACCTGGCTGCCAAAGTCGATGATCAGGAGGCGGTCATGGGATATCTGGCTCATATCTCGCCTAGTAATTGGCGTCCCGCTCCGGCGCAAGAGAAAGCAGCGCGCCTTACCAGCGATAGCTGATGCCGGTTGCGACCTCGTGTTGATGCATGCGGATTTTAACCGGTTGTGCCACGCCGGTAAGCGCGGGGTTGGACCCCGAAAAGCTGTTGGAGAAGGCATGGGTGTAGGCAAAGGTAAAGGCCCAGCGGTCGTTGATCTCATAGGTGCCGCCCGCCGAGAGATGCCATTGGGGCGTGCCGGGGGCGATGGTGTTGATCACCACGTTGCCGTCGTTCTTGATGAACTCGGTCGAATAGCTAACGCCGGTGCGCAACGTCAGCTTGTCAGACTTCTGCCAGATGGCGGCCAGACGCCAGACATCGACATCCTGCCAGCCGAATCCCACGCCATTGGTCGCTCCCAGCGGGCCGCCCGGAGGTGCGCTGGAATTGGCGATGGGTTTTACATTGCCGTAGAAGATGCGTTGATACTCGCCCGTGAGTGTCCAATGCGGGGCAGCGGCGGGGGTATAGGCCGCCCCAAGGGTCAGCATTGCGGGCACGTCGAATTCGCCGTCGGCAAAGAGGCCCTTGTAGCGGCTGAACTTGGACATCTGGATTTCGTTGCGATAGGCCGCGCCAAAGGTCCATTCCGGATTGGCCTCATACAGCAGGCCAAGGTTTACGCCAAAGCCGGTGGACCAATCGTGCCCGCGGTTGGTGACATCGCTGGGACTGATCGAAAGGGCAGAGAAGGCTTGCAGCCCCTGTGCCTTGAACCGCTGCACCGCAAGAATAGGAGATACGCCCAAGGTCAGGCGATCATTCACCTTGCGGGCATAGTTCAGCGTAATGAAGGCCTGTTCGAGATTGACCCCGACCGGGGCGGAGCCCGCGCCAAGCCCGGCAAAGAAATTGGTGTCAAACTCGGTGTTCATGCCACCATTGCCAAAGACAAAGGCGCCAAGCGATGAGCGGTCATCGAGTTTCCAGTTGGCACCGCCGCAGGGAATGAAGAACACGTCATTCTGGCTTTTGTGGGTGCCGGGGGTCAGTGGCCCGCCGGGGGCGATTTCCACGTCGCGGTTCGGGGCAAAGGTGGTGAGACAAAAGCCCGCTTGATTGCCCAGCTTGACGCCCGTGGCCGGATTCTGCGCCATGCCGAGGACACCCGTTGGCACCGCAACACCTGCGCCCGCCATGCCCTTGGACTGGCCACCATAGCCATTGGAGAAATAGCCATTGGTGGCTGTTGCGGGGCTTGCCAGCGCAAATGCACTCATCAGCGCAGATAGTTTCGCCAAGTGGCGCAAACACGTCTTCATCGTAACATACCTCTTACTGCGGTGCGGTTAGCCCAGATCTGTCAGTTTGTCCTGCGCTTTTAGAGACTGACGCTGATCATGGTAAATAGATCAGGCCGAGATCAAAGCATTATGGTTTTTGAATATATTTTGTCATTCATTTTATCCTGTCCTGAAATCAACAAGGGGCGCGTGTCGCTTTTTCCCCGCAATCGCCGGAATCTTCGCCTGATACACGCCGACAAACAGGTATGACCAGAGCAGACCTGCCCTGTGGCGGGAGCCTTGGCTATTGCAATTGACCATATACGAAGGGTGCATCCATGTCAGAAGCAGCACTGAGCAGCAGACGGTCCCGTGGCGGCGGCGGGGCAGCACGCCGTGCCGAACGCACCGCCGTCAGCATCGAGACCGCGCGCTATATCGAGCGCAACATTCCGAATTTCGAGGTTCTGACAGAAGAGGCGCTTGAAATCATCGAGGCCAATGCCGAAACGGTACTGGCCGAGGTGGGCGTGAATTTTGTCCAGAATCCAGCCGCGCTGGAACGCTGGCGCCAGGCCGGGGCCGATGTGCAGGGCGAGCGGGTGCGCATTCCGCGTGGTTTGGCGCGGCAACTCTGTGCCACCGCCCCGTCGCGGATCATCCAGCATGCCCGCAATCCCGAGCGCACGGTGGAAATCGGCGGCAAGTCCCTTGTTCTGGCACCGGTCTATGGCCCGCCCTTCGTGCGCGACATGGAAGGCGGCCGCCGCTATGCCACGATGGAGGATTTCCGCAAATTCGTGAAGCTGGGCTATATGTCGAAATGGTTGCACCATTCCGGCGGCACGGTGTGTGAACCCACCGATATTCCGGTGAACAAGCGCCATCTTGATATGCTGCTGGCGCATATGACCCTGTCGGACAAGCCCTTTATGGGATCGGTGACAGAGCCTAGCCGCGCGCAAGACAGCGTTGATATGTGCAACATCCTCTTTGGAGAGGAGTTCGTGCAGAACAACACTGTCATGACATCGCTCATCAACGTGAACTCGCCGATGACGTTTGACGATGTCATGATGGGGTCGCTGGAAATCTATGCCGCGAACAATCAGGCCTGTATCCTGTCGCCCTTTATCGTTGGCGGTGCGATGGCACCGGTGTCTGTGGCGGGTACGCTGACGCAGGTTCTGGCCGAGGTTCTGGCAGGCATTGCCTATAGTCAGCTTGTGCGCCCCGGCGCGCCGATGATCTTTGGGGCCTTCGTTACCTCGATCGACATGAACTCGGGCGCGCCGACCTTTGGCACTCCGGAGGCCGCACATATCACCTATGGGGCGGGTCAGTTGGCGCGGCGGATGGGGCTGCCGTTCCGGTCTTCCGGGTCGTTCAACGGTTCCAAACTGCCGGATGCGCAGGCGGCGTATGAGACGGCAAATAGCCTGAACGTCGGGCTTTTGGCGGGGGTGAACTTTATGTTGCACTCTTGCGGCTGGCTTGAAGGCGGGCTTGTGTCATCCTTTGAGAAATTCGTCATGGATGCCGATCAACTGGGCACGCTTCACCATTTGGCGCGCGGCGTGCAGGTGGATGAAGAGGCGCAGGCGATGGACGCCATTCGTGAGGTTGGGCCGGGTGGCCATTATCTTGGCTGTGCGCATACGCAGGCGAATTTCAAATCCGCCTTTTGGCGCTCTGACCTGTTCGACTACAAGCCGTTCGAGACGTGGGCAGATGAGGGCGAGCGCGACACGATGGTTCTGGCCAATGCGCGGGTTCACAAGCTTTTGGCGGATTATCAGCAACCGCCGCTTGATCCGGAAATTGCCGAGGCACTTGCCGCCTATGTCGCCAAGCGCAAGGCTGAAATGCCGGATGCCTTTAGCTAAGATCATCGAGACTTGCCTAAAGAACGCGCGCCGCACCGATTTGCGGCGCGCTTTTTTTTGTCAGGTCTCGAGCAATAACGGGGTCATGTCCCGTGCCTCTGCCATCATGGCGATCAATACCTCGACATGGCGGGCCGGTGAGTAGCCTGTGGACGCAAGGCGGCGTTCCTGATCCAAGGCGGCCTCGGTTTCAAGCAGGCGCACAAGCGCGGTAGGGCTCTGGGGTAGGGGGCCATCGCGCAGTAGCCGCCGCAAATGCACCTCGCGGCGGTAGTCTTGCAGACCTATCCGCGCCGCGCGGATCAACAGTGGGGGGCGGCGTAACGCCTGCAGAGTTCCAAGTATATCGTGCATAAGAGGCTCCTGTGATCGTGCAAATGCTTCGTCGCACAGGTTCGGTGGCTGTTGCGTTTTCAGGCGCTGCGCCGCGCGCAGGGCTTTGGATTTGTTTACGATTTGTCAATGAAGGTTGCATTTCTGGAAACAATTAACGAACCGGTAATCTTTGCACTCTTAAGTTGTGGATAACTCTGTGGGTAAGTTGCCAGGTTGCGATCTGGTGCCGGAAGGCCGAAAATTTGGGGGACGGGCGATGCACGAGGGGTATGCATTCAAGACCATTTTGCATGACGTACCCTCTTGGGTGCCGGAGGCGGCGCTGCACTATCTGGCCCATACCGAATCCGGCACGCCGATCAGGGCCCTGGCGCGGCACGCGGGGCGGCACGCTTCGACCGTGATGCGCCAAATCCGCGCCTATGAGACCCGCCGCGATGATCTTTTGGTGGACGAGGCGCTGCGGCGACTTGGACAAAGGGTTAACCATGACAAGATTTCCGGTTCTCCTGCCAAGGAGGCTGCGATGACATCCCACACCATCACGCGACACAATCAGACGCCTGAACTGACGGAAAACCGCTTGAAATCAGAGGCGCGGCGCGTTTTGCGCCGCCTCTGTGAGCCGGGGGCCCTGTTGGCCGTCTCTGCCGATATGGACAAGGCCGTGGTGGTGCGTGACACCGGTAGCGGCCAGACCCTGCGCACGGCGGTCGTCGAGCGCGAAGTGGCCGAGGCTATGGCGCTCAAGGGATGGGTGGCCTGTGACGGACCGGGGCGCATCGCGCGGTATCATATCACCGCCACAGGGCGCAACGCGCTCAGCCTGATGTTGGCTGAGGCCGAAAATCAGGCAAGCGGTCTTAGAGACGGGCCGTTTTTGTCGGAGCAGGCCGCATCCCACCCCACGCCGGATGCCAGCGGACGACGCGCGCGCTACGGTCTGGTGGACTCGCCCCTTGTGGCGCTGGCCCGACGACGTGACAAGGACGGCAGCCGGTTTCTGACCTCGGATCTTGTGCGCGCGGGCGAACGGCTGCGCGAGGATTTCGAACTGGCCCAGATGGCCCCACGTGTCGCGCAGAACTGGGACCATTTTCTCAGTCATGTCGATGAGCATGGCAGCCCCGTGGTCTCTCGTGGGTATGATGCCGAGGCGGCACGCCTGCGGGTCTTGGCGGCGTTGCGGGATCTTGGGCCGGGCTTGGGCGATGTGGTGCTGCGCTGCTGTTGTTACATGGAGGGGCTGGAACGCGCCGAGAAGAAAATGGGCTGGTCGGCGCGGTCGGGCAAGATCGTGTTACGCATCGCCCTGCAACGGCTCAAACGGCATTACGAGGGGTTGGGAGAAGCGGGCAGCTTGATCGGTTGAACGCGCAGGCTGCAAAGCCGCCATGCTATAATTCAGGCTTGTCATTGAGGTGGTGACCCATAAGCTATGGATATGAACATCACCCTTCGACAGCTTGGCTATTTCAAGGCGCTTGCCGAACAGCGCAATTTCGGGCGTGCGGCAGAGGTGGTCAATATTTCGCAACCGGCGCTCTCTGTTCAAATCAAAGAGATGGAGACAACGCTTGGCCAAAAGCTGGTCGAGCGGCGTGCGCGGGATGTGGTGCTGACCCCGTTTGGCCGCCTGATTCTGGCGCATGCCCTGCGGGTTCTGGACGAGATGCAGGCGCTGAGCGAGGCGGCGCGGTGGCAAGGCGGGCTGGCGGGGCGGCTATCGCTTGGGATTATCCCAACCATTGCGCCCTATATTCTACCCGGCGTGCTAGAGGCGCTGCGCAGCCGCGATATCTCGCTTGATGTGCAAGTGCGCGAGGCCAAGACTGACCAATTGATCGCAGACATTCAAGGCGGTCAACTGGACGCCGCGATACTGGCGCGGCCGGTCGGGGCTGAGGGGCTGCGCGAGCGACTGCTGTTCGAGGATCGGTTCTTGTTGGCGGGAACCTCAGTTCGGTTGGCGGCGCTTGGGCAGGGGGCAGAGGCGCTGCGCCCAACCTCGCTGGTGCACAGCCCGCTGTTGTTGCTGGAAGAGGGGCATTGCCTGACGGATCAAGCGCTTGAGGTTTGCGGACGTGGGCGTGGGCACGCACAGATCGATATGGGCGCCTCTTCGCTTGGCACGCTGTCGCGGCTGGTGGCGGCGGGATTCGGCCTGACCCTCATGCCCGAGATTGCGGCGGCGACCGAAGTGAGGGCGGCACCGGGGATAAACCTGCGCCGGTTTGGCCCGCCAGAGCCCGCCCGCCAGATCGTTCTGGTGCGTCGTCAGAGCACGCAAGACGAGGTGTGGTTCGAGAAACTGGCCGAGGTGTTGGAAACTGCCGGTGCCGCGCTTATCGCTCTTGCGCGCGCGGAGGTGCCGGAACCCACAGCCGCGATGCGACCTGCGCCGCACGCAGCGCAGGTCGACATTTACAGGGACACTCACTAAGCGCGATGGACACTCGTTACCCATGGTGCAGTCGTCAGGATGTAACGCTGCGTGACTGGCACTCTCCATCGCTATGATTTATACTATCCAAGCCTTACCAAATCATTCGCGGGGAAAAATTCGTGCGCGATCTCAAACTGCCGGACCAACGTCATCCTGAAAAGGCGCATCGCCCCGATAACGCCCAACCACGCAAGCCTGACTGGATTCGGGTCAAGGCCCCGACGAGCAAGGCCTATTTCGAAACCCATCGGATCATGCGCGAGCACAAGCTGGTAACGGTCTGTGAAGAGGCGGGTTGCCCGAATGCCGGCGAATGCTGGAGCCAGGGACACGCGACCATGATGATCATGGGCGAGATTTGCACGCGCGGCTGCACCTTTTGCAACGTGGCCACCGGCAAGCCGCAAACCCTTGATGCGTTCGAGCCGGGGCGCGTGGCTGATGCTGTGTCCAAGCTGGGCTTGAAGCATGTGGTTGTGACGAGCGTGGATCGCGATGATCTGTCGGATGGCGGGGCTGACCATTTTGCGCAGACCATTCGCGCAATTCGCCACCGGGCACCCGGAACCACGATCGAGATTTTGACGCCGGATTTCCTGCATTGCGAGGATGGTGCGCTGGAAACCGTGGTGGCAGCCAAGCCGGATGTGTTCAATCACAACCTTGAAACTGTGCCCGGACTCTATCCCACCGTGCGCCCCGGCGCGCGGTATTTCCATTCCCTGCGGCTTTTGCAGCGGGTCAAGGAACTTGATCCGACGATGTTTACAAAATCGGGCATTATGGTGGGCTTGGGCGAGGATCGGCAGGCCGTGCATCAGGTGATGGATGATATGCGCGCCGCCGGAATAGATTTCCTGACTATTGGCCAATACTTGCAACCCACGCCGAAACATCACGCGGTTGATCGTTTTGTGCATCCTGATGAGTTCGCAGCCTATGAAAAGGCGGCCTATGGCAAGGGCTTTTTGATGGTTTCTGCCAGCCCGCTGACGCGGTCCAGCTATCATGCGGGCGATGATTTCGCGCGGTTGCAGGCGGCACGGAATGCAAAATTCGGCTGATCGTGCCTTGGGTGCGCTTTGACAGGTCATGATGCACAGAAAAACCGGCCAATGGGCCGGTTTTTTGGTTTCTTGGTACTGTCAGTGATTGAGGGTTAACGCCCCCAGGTCCGCACCGGGCCGCAATCCATATGTACGAAGTTGCTGCCGGAATAGCGCCCAACGCCACCGCCGCCACAGGCCACGCCGGCACGGTAAATCTGGCTGACAGAGCGGCTTCCAAGACGCAGGTCTGCGGCCTCGCCGACCATGTGAAGGGAATTCCGGGCGACACCATTGGAACGGCTGCGCAGCATCGCGTTGGTCTGGGCGCTTCGGTAGCCGCTCAAGAGCGTGTAGGGCTCGGATACGTCGAGCAGGTTATGGCTGGCGGCCATGATGTCGATGGTGCGAATATCAATGTTTTTCACCTGATTGGTACGCCAATCACGCATGAACAACGATATCTCGCGCACGGCTTCCTTGAGGTAATCGCCTTCGATCCAATAGATTGTGTCGAGCCGTTCACCGGTGCGCGGCGAAACAAGGCGAATGCGGCGGATATCGCCAGCACCGCGTAGAAAGCCAGCTGCATTGGAAAATGTCGGGGCTGCTGCCACAGCTGTTGCCGCGAACGCAAGCAATACGCCACGCCGCGAGATGCCAGTTGAACTGATTTCTGTCATTGTTTCAATCGCCTGTCCCGTAGCCTACCTGTTGTTGCTGTCCCGCAACATTCTCAATCATCCCCAGATGTGCGGAATTTATGGCACAGCGGGAATCAATGACCAAGCCCTGATTTGCTGTGTCGTTCAATATTCAAGTCCTTTCGGCGGGATTTCGCGCATAATTTTCCTGATGTGGCTAGAATACGCATCCGCCGCTGCATTTTCGTCGCAGTCATGCACTTGTCGTCGAAACTGACACGGAATCCTTAGTAAAAAATTGAGAACGATGGGAAATCCCGCATATAGTTTCTCAAAGCGACCCCGTGACTTAGAGGTAAAAGAATGATTTTGGCGTCTTGCCACCCGCGCTCTCGCGATTTGCTCCGAATTGTCCCGGTCATGCTGACCGCCGCACTTGTTCTGTTTGCATGGATCATGCCAGCTGCGGCGCAAGAAGCGGCGTTTCGGCAAGCGGTGGCCGAGGCCGCAGCCGAGGATCGTGACCTTGCGGCCTTTTATCAGGATCAGAGCTATCGTCCGGTCTGGACCGGCGCTGGGGCCGAGCATCTCGCGCGCCGTCAGGCCTTGGTTCAGGTGCTGGCGCGGGCCGGGGTGCATGGCCTGCCTGCGGAGCGTTATGATCTTGACGGGTTGATTGCGTCGATGACCGCCGCGCGGTCACAGCGCGATCTGGGGCAGGTAGAGGTCGAACTCAGCCGCACCTATCTGCGCTATGCGCATGATGTGCAATCTGGGGTTTTGGTGCCCTCAAAGGTTATTGGTGACATCAAGCGTGAGGTTTTGCGGCAGGAATCTGGCGCGCTTTTGAAAGAGATTCTTGCAAAAGAACCTAGCCGTGTGATGCGGAACCTTGCGCCGCAAAGCAATGAATACGCGCGCCTCCTCAAACAAAAACTGCGGCTAGAGCAGTTGGTCGCAGAAGGCGGATGGGGGGCTACGGTTTCTGCAGAAAAGCTGCGGCCCGGCGACAGCGGCCCGGCTGTCATCGCCCTGCGTAACCGGCTGATTGCAATGGGCTATCTGGATCGGAGTGCGGCGCAGACCTATGATATGAGGCTGCAACAGGCGGTTCAGGCCTTTCAAGGGGATCACGGGCTTGAGACCGACGGCATTGCGGGGGCGACGACGCTTGCGGCGGTGAATACCCCTGCGACAGAGCGGCTCAAATCGGTGATTGTCGCGATGGAGCGGGAGCGCTGGCTAAGCGAGGAGCGCGGACAGCGCCACATACTTGTTAACCTGACCGATTTCAGCGCGCGTATTCTCGACAATGACGCGGTGACCTTTGCAACCAGAGCCGTGATTGGCAAGAATGACCAGAACCGCCGGAGCCCCGAATTCTCGGATGAGATGGAGTATATGGTCATCAATCCGACGTGGCATGTGCCCTATTCAATCGCGGTCAATGAATACCTGCCGCAGATGCAGCGCAATCCGGGGGCGGCGTCTCATCTCAAGCTTTACAATCGCAATGGCCGCGAGGTGAGCCGGGGGGCAGTCAATTTCGGCGCGTATAATGCGCGCAATTTTCCCTTTGCGATCAAGCAACCACCGTCAGAGCGCAACGCGCTTGGGCTGGTCAAGTTCATGTTCCCCAACAAGTACAATATCTACCTGCACGACACGCCGCAAAAAGCGCTGTTCGATCTGGAGAAGCGCGATTTCAGCCATGGCTGTATCCGCCTGCATCAACCGTTCGATTTCGCCTATGCGCTCTTGGGGCGGCAGGAAAGCGATCCCAAGGCCTTCTTTCATTCCGTGCTGGGCACAGGGCGTGAAACCTATGTGCAACTGGAGCAGCATGTGCCGGTGCATATCATCTATCGCACGGCCTTTACCCAAGCACAGGGGCGTCCGCAGTATCGTGGCGATGTCTACGGGCGCGATGCGCGGATCTGGGAAGCGCTGGAAAAGGCCGGGGTGTCATTGGATACGCCACGGGGCTGAGATCTGAGTTTTTCGTCGGTTGAGGGCCCGTGCCGCGAGGTGCGGGCCTTTTGCCATGCGCCTGCCTGTGATAGCGAAGGGTTTCAGGTGCGGCACACTGCGCAGCTGTCTTGAAAAGATTGTCTGCGCGCGGGACCGATCTTAAATAAACTGTTACCAAACCGACGCAGAAGACCAGCATCCGCCCGGCCCCCGGGCGTCAGAATGAAAGACCTTGCCATGAGCACCATTCAGGACCGTGTCATCGCCATCATCGCCGAACAGGCCGTGCTCGAACCTGCGGATGTCACTCTCGACAGCACGCCCGAGGACCTGGGTATCGACAGTCTCGGATTGGTCGAGAGTATCTTTGCCATCGAAGAGGCGTTTGACATTTCCGTGCCCTTCAACGCCAACAACCCGTCAGAGAGCGATTTCGACATTTCCACTGTGCGTTCGATCATCGCCGGCATCGAGCGGCTGGTGGCCGCGCAATCGTGAAACGGGTGGTCATTACTGGCGCGGGCACGATCAACGCGCTTGGGGCCGATGTGCCCAGCACGCTTGAGGCGATGCGCGAAGGGCGTTGCGGTATTTCCGATCTGGAGTTTCAGGACGTCGAGCGCTTGTCGATTCGCATTGGTGGCCAGGTCAAGAACTACGATCCCGAGGTGCAGTTCAACCGTCAGCAACTGGCGCTCTATGACCGGTTTACCCAATTCACACTGATCGCGGCGCGGCAGGCCATGGCGCAGGCCGGGTTGGAGTTTTCGGGCGAGTTGGCCGCGCGGGCGGGCGTGATTCTTGGCAATTCAGGCGGGGGCATGACCACGCTCGACGAGAATTACCGCTCTGTCTACGAAGAGGGCAAGAACCGGGTGCATCCCTTTGTGGTGCCCAAGCTGATGAATAACGCCGCTGCTTCGCATCTGTCGATGGAATTCAATCTCAAGGGGCCGACCTTTACCGTCTCGACCGCTTGCGCGTCGTCCAATCACGCGATGGCGCAGGCATTTCAGATGGTGCATGGCGGCATTACCCCGGTGATGGTCACGGGGGGATCTGAATCGATGCTGTGTTTTGGCGGCGTCAAGGCGTGGGAGGGGTTGCGCGTCATGAGCCGGGATGCCTGCCGCCCATTCTCGGCCAATCGCAACGGTATGGTTCAGGGCGAGGGGGCCGCGATTTTCGTCTTTGAAGAGATGGAGCATGCCAAAAGGCGCGGGGCCGAGATTTTGGCCGAGGTGGCAGGCTTTGCCATGACGTCGGATGCCTCCGACATTGTCATGCCCTCCAAACAGGGGGCCGCACGTGCCATCACCGGCGCGCTCAATGATGCGCGGATCAACCGCGAAGAGGTGGGCTATATCAACGCGCATGGCACTGGCACTGCGGCGAATGATAAGACCGAGAGTGCGGCGGTGGCGGATGTGTTCGGGCATCACGCGGATCGTCTGATGATTTCCTCGACGAAATCCATGCATGCGCATCTGATCGGTGGAACTGGCGCGGTCGAGCTTTTGGCCTGTATCATGGCGCTGCGCGACGGGATCATTGCGCCCACTATCGGCTATGAGGAACCGGACCCGGAATGCGCACTGGACGTGGTGCCGAACGTGGCGCGCGAGGCGCGAGTGAATGTGGCGCTGAGCAATGCCTTTGCCTTTGGTGGGCTCAACGCTGTGCTGGCGCTCAAGCGCTTTGCCTGAGGTTGGAACGCAAAACGCCGCCCCATAGGGCGGCGTTGGCCTTAGGAGTGATATTTTAATTACTGCTGAAGAATTGAGGCTTCTTCGAACGCAGCGGTAAAGCCCTTGAGCGAGGCGTCAATCTTTACCTTTTGATCCGGCGCCTGAGCCGGGACAATTTCAAGCGTCACCTTAACACCGCGCTTCATCGTGTCGATGTCCTGTTGC
The nucleotide sequence above comes from Roseovarius mucosus. Encoded proteins:
- the lipA gene encoding lipoyl synthase, whose protein sequence is MRDLKLPDQRHPEKAHRPDNAQPRKPDWIRVKAPTSKAYFETHRIMREHKLVTVCEEAGCPNAGECWSQGHATMMIMGEICTRGCTFCNVATGKPQTLDAFEPGRVADAVSKLGLKHVVVTSVDRDDLSDGGADHFAQTIRAIRHRAPGTTIEILTPDFLHCEDGALETVVAAKPDVFNHNLETVPGLYPTVRPGARYFHSLRLLQRVKELDPTMFTKSGIMVGLGEDRQAVHQVMDDMRAAGIDFLTIGQYLQPTPKHHAVDRFVHPDEFAAYEKAAYGKGFLMVSASPLTRSSYHAGDDFARLQAARNAKFG
- a CDS encoding YcbK family protein; translation: MTEISSTGISRRGVLLAFAATAVAAAPTFSNAAGFLRGAGDIRRIRLVSPRTGERLDTIYWIEGDYLKEAVREISLFMRDWRTNQVKNIDIRTIDIMAASHNLLDVSEPYTLLSGYRSAQTNAMLRSRSNGVARNSLHMVGEAADLRLGSRSVSQIYRAGVACGGGGVGRYSGSNFVHMDCGPVRTWGR
- a CDS encoding L,D-transpeptidase family protein, translating into MLTAALVLFAWIMPAAAQEAAFRQAVAEAAAEDRDLAAFYQDQSYRPVWTGAGAEHLARRQALVQVLARAGVHGLPAERYDLDGLIASMTAARSQRDLGQVEVELSRTYLRYAHDVQSGVLVPSKVIGDIKREVLRQESGALLKEILAKEPSRVMRNLAPQSNEYARLLKQKLRLEQLVAEGGWGATVSAEKLRPGDSGPAVIALRNRLIAMGYLDRSAAQTYDMRLQQAVQAFQGDHGLETDGIAGATTLAAVNTPATERLKSVIVAMERERWLSEERGQRHILVNLTDFSARILDNDAVTFATRAVIGKNDQNRRSPEFSDEMEYMVINPTWHVPYSIAVNEYLPQMQRNPGAASHLKLYNRNGREVSRGAVNFGAYNARNFPFAIKQPPSERNALGLVKFMFPNKYNIYLHDTPQKALFDLEKRDFSHGCIRLHQPFDFAYALLGRQESDPKAFFHSVLGTGRETYVQLEQHVPVHIIYRTAFTQAQGRPQYRGDVYGRDARIWEALEKAGVSLDTPRG
- a CDS encoding acyl carrier protein, with the protein product MSTIQDRVIAIIAEQAVLEPADVTLDSTPEDLGIDSLGLVESIFAIEEAFDISVPFNANNPSESDFDISTVRSIIAGIERLVAAQS
- a CDS encoding beta-ketoacyl-[acyl-carrier-protein] synthase family protein, with the protein product MKRVVITGAGTINALGADVPSTLEAMREGRCGISDLEFQDVERLSIRIGGQVKNYDPEVQFNRQQLALYDRFTQFTLIAARQAMAQAGLEFSGELAARAGVILGNSGGGMTTLDENYRSVYEEGKNRVHPFVVPKLMNNAAASHLSMEFNLKGPTFTVSTACASSNHAMAQAFQMVHGGITPVMVTGGSESMLCFGGVKAWEGLRVMSRDACRPFSANRNGMVQGEGAAIFVFEEMEHAKRRGAEILAEVAGFAMTSDASDIVMPSKQGAARAITGALNDARINREEVGYINAHGTGTAANDKTESAAVADVFGHHADRLMISSTKSMHAHLIGGTGAVELLACIMALRDGIIAPTIGYEEPDPECALDVVPNVAREARVNVALSNAFAFGGLNAVLALKRFA